CATTCTGATGTTGAACAAGGTATTATTGGTGTAGGGGGCCTTGGCCagtaattttgtttaaaacaaTCATATGTTCTCAACAGTTATTATTATGTATTACATGAAACAACAGATGCTTACCTTTACTCTGACAACTGCAGGGCATGTACATGTTGCAGAGGCATTGAAAGTTCcaatacatatatttttcacaATGCCTTGGTCGTAAGTCTATCTGAATCCTCTATATTCATATAGAGATTATATCATTCCTTTTGGTTAAAGCTAATAGTAAAAGTTGAATTAGAACTTAAAAATTATTCACTTCTTGTTTTTTACCCTATGATCTTGCTAAATGGTCATGTTTTCTGCCAGGCCAACCAGTGAATTCCCGCATCCTTTATCTCGTGTTAACCAATCAGCTGGATATAGAGTGAGTTTGATAGTCAGCTAGACAGTATGCactcgaaaaaaaaatatatggttTGATTTGTAGCAATCTACTTCTACCATATTTGACTTTTTCCTGGAATGTTTTTTCAGCTGTCATATCAGATTGTTGATTCCTTGATTTGGCTTGGAATAAGAGACATGATAAATAATTTCAGGAAAAAAAAGCTGAAGCTAAGGCCAGTCACATATTTGAGTGGTCCACAAGGGCCAGAATCGGATATCCCACATGGATATATCTGGAGTCCTCACCTTGTACCCAAACCAAAAGGTATTTTCTTTTGCTAAAAATTGACTCGTCCCACATTAATTAGCAAAATGTCAATTTAATCATTTAGCAATATACTAAAATCATGGTTATATTTCTTGTTTTGCAGACTGGGGCCCCAAGATTGATGTTGTTGGATTTTGCTTCCTTGATCTTGCCTCAAATTATGAACCACCAGAGTCTCTTCTAAACTGGCTTAAAGCTGGTCCAAAGCCTATCTACATTGGGTTTGGCAGTCTTGTAAGTTTGGCTAGCTTTATTTCCCAGTTGTATGCCACGAgagaaaaagagagagagaTGTTTCTTTTCTTGTTGGGGCCGAAaaaaattgatatgattattgaCTTGAGCTTGTTTttttcttagcataaaatttgAGGTTTTAAGTTTGCATGTTACTTTGAACTCCCTTTTTTGGAGCTTGGAGTTTGAGTTCTAGTTTACTGTGGTGAACCCACAGAGAAAAAGTTTCTTCGGTCATTGGAAAACATTTCActttttttctttacaaaaatgGAAGTGATGATTTAATGGAAAATGAGTGTTTTCATGTTTGTTAGTGCACATCCTTTTGGAGGAGTACATTTTGTTGTTTGTTCAAGTAAGATCTCTGGCTGGCTTTGAAAAAACTAGTTCTATTTTCTGTTGTCATTTTCAACTAGAATTAGCTTTGCAACTTGTAACACCATCGTGTATGTTTTCATGCTTGTCAGCTACCTTGACTTACTCTTGAAGAGAGAGATTCTTTCCTACAAGTAACCTTTTTTTCATCTCAGCCAGTTCAAGAGCCAGAGAAAATGACCCGGATTATTGTTGAAGCATTAGAAATAACTAAACAAAGGGGCATTATTAACAAAGGCTGGGGTGGCCTTGGTAACTGTGAGTATCATTTTCCTTCTATGATCATTTTGCAATAATTGCACAAAATTTATGGTATGAATGTTCATTTTTgatagggatgtaatcgagtcgagccaagccgaactcttgaatgtttgagcttggttcgtttataatcgagccgagctcgagctttatttaacgaatatatacatggctcacgagcttattcaagcatttatcgagtctaaacaagcttaataaatatgaattatacatttaaatttttattaaattaattaaaaagtaaattatatatttaaagaaaaatatattattcttattaaaatttgtaaatttattaataataaataaatttaatagatttttctatatatttcataaataatatgcaaaatcaataaatcaaatatcaaaactattattttttcatctaaaaaattactaatgaacttaccaacgaacatgttcacgagctaacgagccgaatactataaagcttgagtttggtttgtttatcttaacgagcctcgttaaacgagctcaaacgagcttttatcgaatcgagcttcgaatagctcacaaacggtttggttcgtttacatccctaattTTTGACAATATTTCTTAACCTAATGCTTCTTCTTAGTGGCAGAAGAAAAGGACTTTGTATATCTGCTGGATAACTGCCCTCATGACTGGCTTTTCTTGCAGTGTGCTGCAGTGGTACATCATTTTATTTTCAGTGTTTCTTGTGGACACTTGGAAACTGAATTCGGTTTTTTATAGCTCTATTATGTACTATGTACAGCCTGTCGGGTAGTTGTGTTAATGGATTCGATGCATCTCTTCTTGACGTAGAACTAGGAGTGTATACAGCATCCTGCTCTGAGCATTCATAAATTTGCGAACACCTTATTCTATACACGTATGAGGGTGGTGAAATGGTTTGAATTTGGCATGTCTATCTTGGCAGTCTTGAgattatttcttttatttttcaatttgttTTCAGGTGCACCATGGCGGAGCCGGAACAACAGCTGCTGGTCTTAAGGCTGCGGTAATAATTAATGGAAACTAGCATTTGTTGCACTTCTAATGCAAGTGACTGTTTTTTACCACTATAATGTGTTATTTCAATGCAGTGCCCGACTACAATCATCCCTTTCTTTGGTGACCAGCCTTTTTGGGGAGAGAGAGTCCATGTTAGAGGTGTTGGTCCTCCACCAATTCCGATTGACAAATTTTCGCTCCAGAAGCTGGTCGATGCAATTAAATTCATGATAGATCCCAAGGTACtgttttttattcaattttcaaTTTCTGATGGTGTATAATCTCTAGCGATTGGAAAACAGATTGCTGAACTTGTTATGGGAATCTCAAACTATGAAAAATAACACTTTTCAATGTATATTGTTTTCCTTTCGTTTCAACTTTCACGGTCATGCCGCCATGCCATATACTCTTTGCGAATTTCAGTTAGAGAAACAGTCTGTGTAACAGCTGGTCTCCCAGTAATTAGATACTGAGTTTGTGTTGCACCTGATTTACGAACATGTCATCAGAAGCAAAATGTGGAAATGGAAGGAGTGTATACTTTTAGCATGATTATCGACTAGCTAGGATTATATGCAGGTGAAGGAGTGCGCAGTCGAACTTTCAAAGTCCATGGAAAACGAAGATGGCGTTGCTGGAGCTGTGAAAGCATTCCTTAAACATCTTCCTCGTAAAAAATCCGAGTCCGAATCAAAATGGAAATCAAAATCTGCACCATCCACTTCTTTGTCCGTTCTGAGATGCTTTGGTTGTTCCTAAATATGAATCAGCATAGATGTGCACACAAATGTGAGCTCTTTATTAGGTCAAAACCCCGATTCTATTTTACTTCTTTATTAAATGTGGCATATATTTGTTATTATACGCCAGTTATACAGATCCAACATCTTTGTGATTCTTACTTGATTTGCTTCTGTTGTACCTCACTTTTAATATACGCTTGTTGAAATTAAAAGTTGCCGACTCGTGTTTGTAAAGAGTTCTTACTTTCTACTTGTAAAGAACGATAGGTTTGAGTTTGTTGTTAAGGTTATTACTTTGTGTAGCATCTTTCCGATGAATGGGTTCTGTCGATGTCGGCCGAAGTGTTTTTACGGTATcatctaaattattaaataacaaTAGGTTGTAAAATTGACAAAGATAGATAGATCACATTTTCTTTAAAAACCATTATTTTGTGTATTAGGATTCGAGCTGAGCATCAGTCCAAAGGATGGTATATAAACTGAttcaaaaatttcttgaaagattatcgtttgatGTTTTGAAAGTTGGTTAAAAATAGGGTTGTAATAAAGAAGAGTTTTCTGTATAAATTCAAGTTTTCATGAGTGCTAATCCAGCAATTCAAAATATCTATGAAACGTCTACCTACTGTATTACAATATCGAAGGTAGTCGTGTTTCACGTGTTATTAATCTTGCTGAACCTTAATTAATGTAAAACTGAATTGGTGGATGACACAACATAAGCAATTTGGCTTGAGTCGCTCTCTGGTgaaacggtttcacgaatctttatctgtgagacgggtcaatcttaccgatattcacaataaaaagtaatactcttagcataaaaataatattttttcatggatgacccaaataagagatctgtctcacaaaatacgacccgtgagatcgtctcacacaaatttttgctatTTGGTTTCAATCTTTCCCactacataatataatatattaaaaccaTTTCATAGATattatatacaattttttaaaaaaagaatctgtattaaaaaaaatgtatgttCGCCTTTCTTAAAAAGACACTGGGTGTTCAGgggatttagttttttttactACTCATCGGGCAGAGCTGGGGGTATTTGACtggcaaatttttttaaagtgatATAATTTTAtgcaaaacatttattttaaggtcaaaaaagtttaaattaaaaacttataatattaaaatataaccaaccattcttttattttcaaaataagattAATTCTACAGTAAGCTCCTAGCTAACTCCccttataaaatataataactcACAAAATATTTAAGGTAAATTTAGCCAAATAGCtatttaacaaaaataaaagatctccatttaataaaatagctaTGAAATATCccttaatataaatattttttatatttaaattggGTCTGTCTCATTATATCACATAATGATAACCATGTCATGCATGGCGCACAagtgtgtttatatatatatatatatagatgtcatgcatatatatatatatgtcatgcATGGCGCACAAGATCTTTATATAGCACAACATCTTTATATATACTAGTTACTCTACACACGCGATACGTGTGTGTgcaatcttttttatcattatcgatggactaaagtgaaatttgaaaaattatggagagactaaaatgatatttttaaattgtcgaaataaaaaaataaaagtgtgagttgaaattgaaaaaaaaaaaacaaaagtgtaatattggtaccatataagggtaaaattgaaagattgtgtgttgaaattggaaaaacaaaaacaaaaacaaaaatgtaatattagtatcatataagggtaaaatttgaagaaaaaattggtgTCCTCTCTAGGTAGTTATTATCATGTAACCTGACCTTGAATTCTAAGTATAATTTTACTGTTGTGGTTGACCCACGCATCGAGTTAATTTGACTTTCAATATtcttataattaaataataaccaTAATTTACTCATGTTTTGTAAATTTTGAGACAAAGATGGAAATAAAGAAGTAGAACATTTTTTGTAAATTAATGAACCATTAAAAACATTATAATATGAAATATTAATTGGTATTATCTATTTATTTTACTAAGGTTGAGCACATGATAGTAACTACTTAGGAggacaccaactttttcttccaattttacccttatatgatactgaTATTAcgcttttgttttttgttattttgttttttttttaaatttaacacacacttttatttttatttttactttatttcaacaattcaaatatcaatttagtcactCCATAAATTGTCAAACTACACTTTAGTcaatcgataatgataaaaaaaattatacacacacgcatcgcgtgtgcaTAATAACTAGTATATACTAATCGCGTGTATGTTATATTTACACtgctttgaaaaatatattcaaTCGTTACATGTACAAAACATGAGATTTAGGATTAcgaagttttatttaaaaaaataaagaaataaaaacaatataagaGGAGCCGACAAATAGAAGAAAGAAGTATAATTTTGACCAATTTCACAAAGTCAAACGATGTGTCTATTTGTGGTCAAATTCAACAACGTTAATACAATATACACTAAGAAGTGGACACAACCTAATAAACCTAACTTTTGAAAAACACTGTGAAGTCCAAGTCTAATAAAGTTGGGCAAAATATGGAGCAATCCCATTTTCCAGCCTCCTCCCATCCACTTATATAATGGAATTGCACGAGCCCCTTTCCTCAATTCAACACAAACTTCATTCCATTTGCTCCAAATTCATATCTCAAACTTAAACTCACATATAAGTTTTTCGAGCATCGATGGAGGCGTTTTCgagaaatttattgtttttttcgTGTGTTATTGTTGTGCTCTTTGTTACCACCACCGCGGTAAGACATAATCCACATGCCAAGGCTCCCGCCGTCCATGTGTAAGATTCAGTACTCCCTTTTATCTTAAACTCATCTTTCTTTTGATATATAATTATGTACAAGGTGTACGCATAATATGAATTAGTTTCATGAACTCCAgatgttttcaaatgattataCATTATTACATCACATGCATGTTAGAAGTTTGGATTTTGTAATTTGTTATGTCGTATATAATCTAGTAAAAATCTGTATTGGAAAGGTGAAAAAATGTATTATCGATGTTAAatacatgtgtatatatatatatgtatatatgattaCATTGTGTATTCTTGGCATTAATGCAGAACCAGCCAGAACGCCACTGAGACCTGCGGAACGGGCAACCCAATAGACGACTGCTGGCGGTGTGACCCAAACTGGATGCGCCACCGCCGGCGCCTGGCAGACTGCGCCATCGGCTTCGGCCGCAATGCCATCGGCGGAAGAGACGGCAGATATTACGTAGTCAGCGACCCCAGTGACGACGATCCCGTGAACCCCCGTCCAGGAACCCTCCGCCACGCTGTTATCCAGGACCAACCGCTATGGATCGTGTTCAAACGCGACATGGTGATTACCCTAAAGCAAGAGCTGGTCATGAACAGCTTCAAGACCATCGACGGCCGCGGCGCGGACGTGCACATCGCGAATGGAGCTTGCGTTACGATTCAGTATGTGACAAACATCATCATCCATGGACTGCATATTCACGACTGCAAGCGCACGGGGAATGCTATGGTTCGGAGCTCGCCTTCGCATTATGGGTGGAGAACGATGGCTGATGGTGATGGGATTTCGATATTTGCAGGAAGCCATGTTTGGATTGATCATAACTGGCTCTCGAGCTGTTCTGATGGTTTGATTGATGCTATCATGGGTTCCACTGCGATTACGATTTCGAACAATTATTTCACTCAGCATAATGAGGTAAGCTCGCCGGTTTTCTTGCTATGCATGGTATAAATTTAAGATATTCTCTCATCTAATATTGTGTTGGATTTCGTTAAAAAATAGGTCATGTTACTGGGACACAACGATTCTTACACAGGAGACAGGGTCATGCAAGTTACCGTTGCCTATAATCATTTTGGGGAGGGACTAATCCAGAGAATGCCGAGGTACGTGCCTCGAGGCCcctttttccttcttttcggCGAGACAAAACTCGCATCTGCTCCTCGAATACATGTATTTTCGTGTAACTGATCGACCATTTTTCTCGAAATCCAGGTGCAGGCATGGACATTTCCATGTAGTAAACAATGACTACACATCTTGGGAGATGTATGCCATAGGTGGCAGCGCTAATCCCACAATCAACAGTCAAGGCAACAGATTCCTCGCCTCAAGCAACCCTTTTGCTAAAGAGGTTAGTTCAACGCAATATCATCGAATATTTTTGTCAAAAACTCCGAGTTTATCAAGAAGCTTACGGCGTAAAATTTGTCTGATCACAGATTACAAAGAGAGTGGTGAATCCTAGTGACGATAAATGGAGACACTGGAACTGGAAATCGGAGGGCGATATGATGCTAAATGGCGCCTATTTCGTGCCATCAGGGCGTAGTGCACCTGCGAGCTACACCAGAGCCTCGAGTCTGGTGGCTAAACCGGCTTCAATGGTAGGGATCCTCACTGCTGATGCTGGTGTGCTTTATTGTCATAAAGGTGTCCGGTGTTGAGTAGACAAGATTATATGACAGTGTATAAAGGTGGAAGGCACGAAGAATTTACGGTTTCTCGAATATCCCTTCATTCTTGTATTTCTTCATTGATCAACCTCAACCTCTGTCTATTTCTCGAAAAATTTTGGGATTTTAGGGACACGTACAGAAGCGTTGTTTCATCTGTTCATCTGTTATTCCATGATATTTCAGTTTTCTAATATAATAATTCCAACAGTTTTCCTATGCCTTTGTTCTTGATTCAAGTAGGAACATAGACAAGGAAGTGATACAAATTTTTTGGTGTCTGGTTTCAAGAATTGATGTAATCCTCAATTTTACTGCGGTTTTATTGTCAGCAAAAACATTCTAACGTGATTTCATCTTTAGTTCTGATGTGATTACCAAAAACTGAATCTCTTCGGAGTGATTAAATTTCAACAAAGCTCCCTCTTACAGTCTTTTTTTGGGTGTTAAATTTGAACTTTATCTCCTAAAAAAGAACTTTTGAGGTTTAACTACTTCAATGCCCGGGAGATTTACATAAATTAATTCGGAATAATCATGAATTAATGGTGCTTGCTTGATTCTTGATGGTATGTATATTTAATCTACATGAGTACCAATataatttcgaggaagaaaaATCTTAATTTAGAGTAATCAGATGATATTTAATTACCAGGgaaactttatatatatatagacacacacacacacacacacacacaacgcGGGAGGGATTACGGTTTACCGCTATGATGGTATCACTGAtgttcataaaaattttaaatccttggTATTCTTCGAGAAAGTGAGAAGGGAAGAAAATAATTATAAGAACATACAAAGACTACATCTAGATTCAAAATTGAATCTTGAAGTTTAAATCTACAACTCCGATAACAATCATAATCACAACAGGGGCAAGGCAAATTTACTTGTACTTCTCCATGATTCTTCTGGCTTCTTCCAAACTAGTATCAACAGAAGTGGTTCCTCCACCCCCTTTTGGACCTTCATCCTTATTCAAGGCTATGAATATGAAATAGCTTAGTCCCATCATAGCCTGGTCATTAACCGAGTACGAGCTCAAGATTTGAACAAATATAAAACCATGCGAGGACAAGGAAGGTAGATGAGTAACAAGCATCGACAAATTCAATAACAAGTCAAAAAAGAATGGGTGCATTGGATGATTTATCCACGTTTTCAAACTTCATGAGGTCTTTGGTAACATGAGGTTGAGTAGAAGACGCTGAGATAAATGAAATCTTAAGAAGCAAATCGGAATCATCCAAGTCCTTATTTGTCTAATAAGTTAGCTTCAAATGGCACCcatatttttttcccttttcttAACGCAGTTTGCCATGGGACTCTTCAAAATGCGAAAACCAAATTCAGTTTCTTGCCCTACTGACACGGAAAAATGTTACTGAAAGAGTGAGTTCACTTGCATAAACAATACTAGGAGCGTATTGCTAAGATAAAGGTGTTACTAAGTCAGCTCCTATGAGCTCAAACTTTTAGGGATAATGGTTTCAACATGGCATCCGAGGCACGGCTCAAAACAACAACATCCCGTAGGTTTCATGTGATCTTTCTTGCCTGATAACCAATCAACATGCCGGTGCACATTTTGGATATTAATTTTAAGCACATTCTCCCCGTCTGTGATTCATACGTTAGGGACATGTTAAAGTGCAAATACTAATGGTAAGCCACATCTTATTAGCTTGACCTTCTGAAAATGgtttcaacaaaaggaaaacaaTAAACTTCATTTCTTCAGATATAGGGTAAAAATAACAATATTAAAGGTAAGTTCTCTAGTATATGTTTCTCATGGCAATGAATGGTAAACAGCTAACATAACGACGAGCCAAAAATTGGATAAGTTGAAACATTTAATAGAGACAATGGCAGCGTAGGATCTGTGTTTCTTTAATCATAACTGACAAAAAGAGAATGCATACCAAAACAAAGAATGCCGCAGATAGGAATGATTTCAGTAAAAAGAGTGCCACACCCGCCATAACTACAGTAACAGATATTCTTGCTATCGGTCTTGGAATAGATTCCTGAAAATGATTGAAGAAGAGAGAATACTTACTGCGACAAAAAAATTTCCCATATCTATGAAGATCCACCATCATTATAAATTAGCACTTACAGGCACCATATTGGTTCCGGCTTCAATTCCATCCTTGCCAACTTTCAGTACTGTTTGAAAAACTATTCGACAACATAAAGAAATCAAGTTCAAGAACCTAACGAGAATACAAAATtaagttaatttttaattatagaAGAGAAAAAACAAACCAATTCCAACAGGTCATAATTTAACACAGTTTTAACTGTTTTTCTGTAGAGTTCAATATCCAACTTATTTCAGAACTTATCCAATAGTTAGTTTAGTTGACGGTTTTTTCAGGAATTATCCGATGGTTAGTTTAGTTGACGTTTATAATAGTTAGTTACTAATTATTTAGAAAACAATGGATGTATATATGTGCGGTTGGGACACTTTATATTGATTGTACTGTACTGTATTGTATTCTTAAAAATCAGACTTTTCATTTTCCCTCAATTCTCTTCACTACAATGAATTACACTCCCAAACATGATTTCATAGTACAAATTTGAAAGCTACACTtgacaaattaattttttttccctcaAAATCCACGCCGTCTCAAAATAATTCCCCACGCCGTCATTATCCCACTCGTCCCTAACATTGCCAACTAAAATCAGTGACAATGGCAGTACCATCTGGGAAAATTTCGGATGCCATCTACAAGAACCAACTATCATGTGCTTTTCGAATGGAATGGAATACAGATTCCTCCAAGCTCTATTAGAAAATCTCTCTCGACAAGACTCTTAGGATCACACTAATTCGTTGCTCGTCGCTCTGGTCAATCATCCCCACCCTCCCGCCCCGCCCCACACACTCACTCCACTTCCCACCAGAACAAACACAACACCCTTAAGTCACGCGAGGCAATCTTAATCGAGCTACACTTTATGGCATCTTTCtaaaaaatttaacatttaagCAAAGCCCCTATCACGCCACAATTCGAAAGCATCAATATGTCAACTACCCCCAATAAAAAGCAAAAAATACTAATCAAACACCAAACCCAAGCCACTTCACCATCAAGAAACTACACAAACAAAAAAACCAACAATAAAACTAAAGACATTGACTCGGCCTGGCCGAAAAAGACTTGCACCTTTCAAGAAATTGGATTGTGCTGCATAAACAACAGGCGAAGCATGAACTTTGGGATCCTTGAGCCGCTTAATTCGAGTGGCCGAGGTTAAAGTTTGCTCCTTTACCTTCAAAACTGAGTTTGAGGAGAAGAATTCAGATGGGTTGAGGGCAAACGCCCGAGTTTTGCAGCAAACTTTTGATGGGTCATGTAGTAGAGAAATGGGATACTGAAATATAACTCCGGCATGTTCCATTTTTCGTATATTTTAGCAATCTCAATATTTTTGCTGCATTTTTATCCAAGAAATGAAATCTATGAGCGACATGaatgagattttattttattattttttgagaTAATGGATATTTCATTAATTGGGCTTCTTTACTAGAAAAGTGGGCTTTTTGAAATTGACTCTAGTTGGAAGGCCCGTGGATATTATTGGGCTCTGATTGAAAATAAAGATATTCTAATTTTATTTACTTAaattattcaaataaataatgtcaTTTTTTTCCATAAGAATAACTGATTTAACCGTGGATGTCTTATAGTCTCTATTTAATACCAAGTATGTACGGTGAGATGAGGTTTGGAGTTCGAGATCAattgtaaaaaaatttcttctattaaaaaaatttaatttaaccaACGAAATATGTGGGTATGATTGTACAATACGATAAACAtagatgcatatatatatatatatatatatatattatgagacggtctcacagatctaTATCTATGGGATGAGTCGATATGATCTATACTTACATTTAAAAGTAATAcgtttgacataaaaaataatattcttcgTAAGTAAAGTTGGATCAGAAATCAAtatcacaaatttttttaatttacaaaTTGTAATTCATAGAGAAAATTTTAtcatttattgattatttttttgaatttgcCCAAATGAAACGCACTTGAGGataattgataaaataaataaataaataatcgagGTATTACATATTGGTATGTTAAAATTACACCATGACAACGAATAATTATTATGTGACGTAGATGTTTAATATAGAGAATGTCTCTCATGAAATAGTTTTACGAGTTTatatatgtgagacgagtcgACTCGATCTATATttaccataaaaaataatatttttgacacaaaaattaatattttttcat
This window of the Primulina tabacum isolate GXHZ01 chromosome 4, ASM2559414v2, whole genome shotgun sequence genome carries:
- the LOC142543641 gene encoding sterol 3-beta-glucosyltransferase UGT80A2-like isoform X2; translation: MHTDLYFLKCHLLNQDYGHRVRLATHSNFKEFVLTSGLEFHPLGGDPKVLAEYMVKNKGFLPSGPSEVPVQRKQMKEIIYSLLNACKDPDIDSGIPFKAEAIIANPPAYGHVHVAEALKVPIHIFFTMPWSPTSEFPHPLSRVNQSAGYRLSYQIVDSLIWLGIRDMINNFRKKKLKLRPVTYLSGPQGPESDIPHGYIWSPHLVPKPKDWGPKIDVVGFCFLDLASNYEPPESLLNWLKAGPKPIYIGFGSLPVQEPEKMTRIIVEALEITKQRGIINKGWGGLGNLAEEKDFVYLLDNCPHDWLFLQCAAVVHHGGAGTTAAGLKAACPTTIIPFFGDQPFWGERVHVRGVGPPPIPIDKFSLQKLVDAIKFMIDPKVKECAVELSKSMENEDGVAGAVKAFLKHLPRKKSESESKWKSKSAPSTSLSVLRCFGCS
- the LOC142543641 gene encoding sterol 3-beta-glucosyltransferase UGT80A2-like isoform X1; amino-acid sequence: MVKDDAVVTSSSAGEVSTKDISEVSAPGDSSGVAARYSDDDSYSSGSGAAIVTRVNTTPPVMFNSERFEPSSDKVKIERSKTERQPHNNVFAKEAAQFFDDRISDQQKLVLLKRIATVKDDGTVQLDVPKDVEPQTAVVGSDSVYSEVDDELIDAAELQYIPPLQIVMLIVGTRGDVQPFIAIGKKLQDYGHRVRLATHSNFKEFVLTSGLEFHPLGGDPKVLAEYMVKNKGFLPSGPSEVPVQRKQMKEIIYSLLNACKDPDIDSGIPFKAEAIIANPPAYGHVHVAEALKVPIHIFFTMPWSPTSEFPHPLSRVNQSAGYRLSYQIVDSLIWLGIRDMINNFRKKKLKLRPVTYLSGPQGPESDIPHGYIWSPHLVPKPKDWGPKIDVVGFCFLDLASNYEPPESLLNWLKAGPKPIYIGFGSLPVQEPEKMTRIIVEALEITKQRGIINKGWGGLGNLAEEKDFVYLLDNCPHDWLFLQCAAVVHHGGAGTTAAGLKAACPTTIIPFFGDQPFWGERVHVRGVGPPPIPIDKFSLQKLVDAIKFMIDPKVKECAVELSKSMENEDGVAGAVKAFLKHLPRKKSESESKWKSKSAPSTSLSVLRCFGCS
- the LOC142543642 gene encoding putative pectate lyase 10 gives rise to the protein MEAFSRNLLFFSCVIVVLFVTTTAVRHNPHAKAPAVHVTSQNATETCGTGNPIDDCWRCDPNWMRHRRRLADCAIGFGRNAIGGRDGRYYVVSDPSDDDPVNPRPGTLRHAVIQDQPLWIVFKRDMVITLKQELVMNSFKTIDGRGADVHIANGACVTIQYVTNIIIHGLHIHDCKRTGNAMVRSSPSHYGWRTMADGDGISIFAGSHVWIDHNWLSSCSDGLIDAIMGSTAITISNNYFTQHNEVMLLGHNDSYTGDRVMQVTVAYNHFGEGLIQRMPRCRHGHFHVVNNDYTSWEMYAIGGSANPTINSQGNRFLASSNPFAKEITKRVVNPSDDKWRHWNWKSEGDMMLNGAYFVPSGRSAPASYTRASSLVAKPASMVGILTADAGVLYCHKGVRC
- the LOC142543643 gene encoding uncharacterized protein LOC142543643, giving the protein MEHAGVIFQYPISLLHDPSKVCCKTRAFALNPSEFFSSNSVLKVKEQTLTSATRIKRLKDPKVHASPVVYAAQSNFLKVFQTVLKVGKDGIEAGTNMVPESIPRPIARISVTVVMAGVALFLLKSFLSAAFFVLAMMGLSYFIFIALNKDEGPKGGGGTTSVDTSLEEARRIMEKYK